A genomic segment from Juglans regia cultivar Chandler chromosome 14, Walnut 2.0, whole genome shotgun sequence encodes:
- the LOC108983934 gene encoding putative disease resistance RPP13-like protein 1, with protein MSVIAIVGMGGIGKTALTQFVYNDSKVKEHFNVEPWVCVSDEFGLFKIMKTILEKVTKSSSDTTDLDEIQVTLKEKLAGKRFLFVLNDVWNKNYVQWEVLSNSFKSGVQGSKVIVTTREADVALAMRAEVIRNLLNLLEEDCLSLFTKHAFPKGKADAYLQQEALGRQIVEKCGGLPLAIKTIGALLRSKLDVAEWDMILKSELWDLPIEQINVMPVLRLSYKHLPSHVKWCFAYFSIFPKDYVFEKNQLILLWMAEGFLQEQGNKTMEETGDDYFQALMSRSLFQQLNNNKSCFVMHDLVNDLAKFVSGQCTIRLEGDCSYEIGNKTRHLSYVKTKFDSFKKFQPCHMATQLRTFLPLELLSIPSCHLSKKGFEVTA; from the exons ATGAGTGTGATTGCCATAGTCGGCATGGGGGGAATCGGCAAGACTGCCCTTACCCAGTTTGTATACAATGACAGCAAGGTGAAGGAGCATTTTAACGTTGAACCATGGGTTTGTGTTTCGGATGAATTTGGTCTATTTAAGATAATGAAAACAATTCTAGAGAAAGTAACCAAGTCATCCTCTGATACAACAGATCTAGACGAGATTCAAGTTACACTAAAGGAAAAATTGGCGGGAAAgagatttctttttgttttaaatgatgtttggaataaaaattatgttcaatGGGAGGTTCTAAGCAATTCCTTTAAATCTGGAGTGCAAGGAAGTAAGGTCATTGTGACAACACGCGAGGCCGACGTTGCATTAGCCATGCGTGCTGAGGTAATTCGTAATCTCTTGAACTTACTAGAAGAAGATTGCTTGTCACTTTTTACAAAACATGCATTCCCCAAAGGAAAGGCTGATGCTTATCTACAACAAGAAGCATTAGGTAGACAGATTGTAGAGAAGTGCGGAGGTCTTCCTCTAGCAATCAAAACAATTGGGGCTCTTTTAAGGTCTAAATTGGATGTTGCTGAATGGGATATGATATTGAAGAGCGAGCTATGGGATTTACCAATTGAGCAGATAAATGTCATGCCCGTTCTAAGATTAAGCTACAAGCATCTCCCCTCACATGTGAAATGGTGCTTtgcttatttttcaatatttcccaaggattatgtttttgaaaaaaatcaattaatctTACTATGGATGGCTGAAGGTTTCCTGCAAGAACAAGGAAACAAAACAATGGAAGAAACTGGCGATGATTACTTCCAAGCTCTTATGTCAAGATCATTATTCCAACAATTAAACAACAATAAATCATGCTTTGTAATGCATGATCTTGTCAATGACCTAGCAAAATTTGTGTCTGGGCAATGTACCATTAGATTGGAAGGTGACTGTTCTTACGAGATCGGAAACAAGACTCGCCATCTATCCTAtgtcaaaacaaaatttgatagCTTTAAGAAGTTCCAGCCTTGTCATATGGCTACGCAGTTGCGCACCTTCTTACCACTAGAATTGTTATCGATTCCTTCCTGCCACTTATCCAAAAAG GGGTTTGAGGTCACTGCCTGA
- the LOC108983940 gene encoding protein TAB2 homolog, chloroplastic: MASLSFDATRIRTPTLLSHKPIFTPLIKPVKISYCFFKKPSPIESKLDLFRSESSVSTPKEVEVDDEEDDPTAELCFLDPEIDPGSVSEWELDFCSRPILDIRGKKVWELVVCDSSLSLQYTKFFPNNVINSVTLKDAIVSISDYLGVPLPEKIRFFRSQMQTIITKACKELGIKSIPSKRCLSLLLWLEERYETVYMRHPGFQKGSKPLLALDNPFPMELPDNLFGEKWAFVQLPFSAVREEASSLETTFVFGAGLDLDLLGIEIDDKTLVPGLAVTSSRAKPLAAWMNGLEVSSIETDISRGCLLLSVGISSRYVYATYKKTPVTTNEAEAWEAAKKACGGLHFLAIQEDLDSDDCVGFWLLLDLPPPPV, encoded by the exons ATGGCTTCTTTAAGCTTCGACGCCACCAGGATAAGAACCCCAACGCTCCTGTCTCACAAACCCATCTTCACCCCCCTCATAAAACCCGTTAAAATCTCGTATTGTTTCTTCAAAAAGCCTTCACCTATCGAATCAAAACTCGACCTCTTCCGGTCAGAAAGCTCGGTTTCTACCCCAAAAGAAGTGGAAGTTGATGATGAAGAGGACGACCCAACAGCAGAGCTCTGCTTTCTTGACCCGGAAATCGATCCCGGTAGCGTTTCAGAGTGGGAGTTGGATTTTTGCTCTCGACCCATCCTAGATATCAGGGGGAAGAAGGTGTGGGAGCTAGTTGTATGCGACAGTTCGCTTTCACTTCAATACACAAAGTTTTTCCCCAACAATGTCATCAACAGTGTCACTTTGAAGGACGCTATTGTGTCGATAAGCGACTATTTGGGCGTCCCATTACCAGAGAAAATCCGCTTCTTTAG GTCACAGATGCAGACAATTATAACAAAAGCTTGTAAGGAGCTTGGTATAAAATCTATTCCAAGTAAACGG TGTCTTTCGCTTCTTCTATGGCTGGAAGAACGCTATGAGACGGTGTACATGCGTCATCCTGGTTTTCAGAAGGGGTCTAAACCACTTCTAGCATTAGACAACCCTTTCCCAATGGAGCTTCCAGATAATCTATTCGGTGAAAAATGGGCATTTGTCCAATTACCTTTTTCAG CTGTTCGTGAGGAGGCCTCGTCCTTGGAGACAACATTTGTGTTTGGTGCAggtttagatttagatttaCTAGGTATTGAAATCGATGACAAGACATTGGTTCCAGGACTGGCTGTCACATCTTCACGTGCTAAGCCTTTAGCAG CTTGGATGAATGGACTCGAAGTCAGCTCAATTGAAACTGATATCAGTCGCGGTTGCTTGCTTCTGTCTGTTGGAATTTCTAGCCGGTATGTTTATGCCACCTACAAGAAAACTCCTGTAACAACAAATGAAGCCGAAGCTTGGGAAGCAGCAAAGAAAGCTTGTGGAGGGTTACATTTTCTTGCCATTCAAGAAGACTTGGATTCAGATGACTGTGTTGGATTCTGGCTACTACTAGACTTACCACCTCCACCTGTATAA
- the LOC108983941 gene encoding stress-response A/B barrel domain-containing protein HS1-like, with product MEEARGSVVKHVFVAKFKDETSAAQIDQLIRDMANLVNLIEPMKSLHWGMDVSAGKKNQGFTHVFECTFESMEGIAEYVAHPAHKEYAKSLMPNVEKFQVFDYKLTKAII from the exons atggaagaagcAAGGGGATCAGTAGTGAAGCACGTATTTGTAGCAAAGTTCAAAGATGAAACTTCAGCTGCCCAGATCGACCAACTCATCAGAGATATGGCCAACCTCGTTAACCTCATCGAGCCAATGAAGTCCTTACACTG GGGCATGGATGTGAGCGCTGGGAAGAAGAATCAAGGTTTCACTCATGTCTTTGAATGCACCTTTGAGAGTATGGAGGGTATCGCAGAGTATGTTGCTCATCCTGCCCATAAAGAATATGCAAAGTCCCTCATGCCTAACGTGGAGAAGTTCCAAGTGTTTGATTACAAACTCACCAAGGCTATCATCTAG
- the LOC108983939 gene encoding uncharacterized protein LOC108983939: MAFHVACPITCRRICFCSLGFPQSLHTAKGRIDFLLDVSRIDQFLKDPWRIRPSSDKSAGENDTVQVLVPKVVAPPPLPPVVVDGGIGGSNAVDEVAAAASAQSKRIALQKKAAAAMVAAEDYARRFESGDLAADTSRGHAGEEQGQSNVNVMCRLCFFGENEGGEKARRMLPCKKCGKKYHRSCLKSWAQHRDLFHWSSWVCPSCRICEVCLKMGDPNKFMFCKRCDGAHHCYCQQPSHKNVSSGPYLCPKHTRCHSCGSTVPGNGSSVRWFLGYTCCDACGRLFVKGNYCPVCLKVYRDSESTPMVCCDVCQRWVHCQCDGISDEKYAQFQVDGNLQYKCPTCRGECYQVKGIEDAIQELWRRRDEADRDLIASLRAAAGLPTQEEIFSISPYSDDEENGPTRLKNEFGRSLKFSLKGLVEKSPKKAKDYGKKSSNKKHAKKKGYEAIGNIEAQEGFEGHNDTHSFGYGMDDEKSDEKQFHGKEGQERDYFPMAGNLNHTEGICSINQPGVLKHKFVDEVMLSDEDRVPRVVRLKNSKSYSLDTGEDAGKQASKSKNVKGKKIVISLGPRKINVTNSPRSDASSCQREQDLMTSNGSANTSQWKASDKLTVDRHVGTAKFGDSKGDRTDSSGQLKLLKVARKEGNLLKLGKVKSEVSDVSLKFGRGSSADAHESATQEHTRILLGKRNSGGNTAASGSFGEVRGSKELLGRPSERRPEMFDEGNDDYGQTPGSHLPKDSKPLLRFKFKKPTLENQKSPHPEEERSSIKGQRSKRRRPSPLEKTSQDVTPSQQENLMDEIMDANWILKKLGKDSIGKRVEVHQLSDNSWHKGVVTNIIEGTSSLSVSLDDGKVKTLELGKQGIRFVPQKQKRSRT; this comes from the exons ATGGCCTTTCACGTAGCTTGCCCAATTACATG TCGGCGAATCTGTTTCTGTTCGTTAGGGTTTCCTCAGAGCCTTCACACAGCCAAGGGCAGGATTGACTTTCTGTTGGATGTTTCTAGAATCGATCAGTTTTTGAAGGACCCCTGGCGGATTCGGCCCAGTTCCGATAAGTCCGCTGGCGAAAACGACACCGTCCAGGTTCTTGTCCCTAAGGTCGTCGCCCCGCCTCCGCTGCCTCCGGTTGTCGTGGATGGAGGGATTGGTGGTAGCAATGCGGTGGACGAGGTCGCCGCCGCCGCCTCCGCTCAGAGTAAGCGCATCGCCCTTCAGAAGAAGGCCGCCGCCGCAATGGTCGCCGCCGAAGATTACGCTAGGCGGTTCGAGTCCGGAGATCTCGCGGCG GATACGTCAAGAGGTCATGCAGGGGAAGAGCAGGGTCAGTCCAACGTGAATGTAATGTGCCGGTTGTGCTTCTTTGGTGAAAATGAAGGTGGTGAGAAAGCAAGGAGGATGCTTCCATGCAAGAAGTGTGGTAAGAAGTACCATAGGAGCTGCTTGAAATCTTGGGCTCAACATAGGG ATTTATTCCACTGGAGTTCATGGGTCTGCCCCTCTTGTCGAATTTGCGAG GTGTGCCTAAAAATGGGAGACCCAAATAAATTTATGTTCTGTAAACGGTGCGATGGCGCTCACCACTGTTATTGCCAGCAGCCTTCACACAAG AATGTCAGTTCTGGGCCTTATTTGTGCCCAAAGCACACGAGATGTCACAGCTGTGGCTCGACTGTCCCAGGAAATGGCTCGAGTGTGAG GTGGTTTCTTGGTTACACTTGCTGTGATGCTTGTGGAAGATTATTTGTGAAGGGGAACTATTGCCCTGTTTGTTTGAAG GTATATAGAGATTCAGAGTCAACACCAATGGTTTGCTGTGATGTTTGCCAGCGCTGGGTGCATTGCCAGTGTGACGGTATCAG TGATGAAAAATATGCGCAGTTTCAAGTAGATGGAAATCTTCAGTACAAATGTCCCACATGTCGTGGGGAGTGCTATCAG GTCAAGGGTATTGAGGATGCTATTCAAGAGCTTTGGAGAAGGAGGGACGAAGCTGACCGAGATTTAATTGCTAGCTTGAGGGCTGCTGCAGGTTTGCCAACCcaagaagaaatattttctatttcacCTTATTCAGATGACGAAGAAAATGGTCCTACAAGATTAAAGAATGAATTCGGACGGTCCTTGAAGTTTTCTCTCAAAGGGTTGGTTGAAAAGTCACCAAAAAAGGCCAAGGATTATGGAAAGaagtcttcaaataaaaaacatgcCAAGAAGAAAGGATATGAGGCGATCGGTAACATAGAAGCCCAGGAGGGTTTCGAAGGACATAATGATACCCATTCTTTTGGATATGGCATGGATGATGAGAAGAGTGACGAGAAGCAGTTCCATGGAAAGGAAGGTCAGGAAAGGGATTATTTTCCCATGGCTGGAAATCTGAATCATACTGAAGGGATTTGCTCAATCAATCAACCGGGAGTTTTGAAACACAAGTTTGTTGATGAGGTGATGTTAAGTGATGAAGATAGGGTCCCTAGAGTTGTTCGACTCAAGAATAGTAAGTCTTATAGTTTGGATACTGGAGAAGATGCTGGAAAACAGGCTAGCAAGTCAAAAAATGTGAAAGGAAAGAAGATTGTTATAAGTCTAGGTCCACGAAAAATAAATGTTACTAACTCTCCTAGGTCGGATGCTTCAAGCTGTCAGAGAGAACAAGATCTGATGACCTCCAATG GCAGTGCAAATACAAGCCAGTGGAAAGCGAGTGACAAACTTACAGTGGATAGACATGTTGGTACTGCTAAATTTGGTGATAGTAAAG GAGACAGAACTGATAGCTCTGGACAACTGAAGCTTTTGAAGGTTGCCAGGAAAGAAGGAAATTTGCTAAAATTGGGCAAAGTTAAATCAGAAGTTTCTGATGTAAGCCTCAAATTTGGCAGAGGGAGCAGTGCTGATGCACATGAAAGTGCTACTCAAGAGCATACACGAATTTTATTGGGAAAGAGAAACAGTGGAGGAAACACAGCTGCATCAGGGTCTTTTGGTGAAGTAAGAGGTAGCAAGGAGTTGTTGGGGAGGCCATCGGAAAGGAGGCCTGAGATGTTTGATGAAGGTAATGATGACTATGGTCAGACTCCTGGTTCACATTTGCCAAAAGATTCGAAACCCTTGCTGAGGTTCAAATTTAAGAAACCCACCCTCGAAAATCAGAAATCTCCTCATCCTGAGGAAGAGAGGAGTTCTATCAAGGGCCAAAGGTCAAAACGGAGGAGACCCTCTCCCTTGGAGAAAACATCTCAAGATGTGACACCGTCACAACAAGAAAATTTGATGGATGAGATTATGGACGCTAATTGGATACTGAAAAAGTTGGGTAAAGATTCAATTGGAAAGAGAGTCGAAGTTCATCAGTTATCCGACAATTCATg gCACAAGGGAGTTGTTACCAACATAATTGAAGGCACGTCATCATTATCTGTTAGCCTAGATGATGGTAAAGTGAAGACCTTGGAGCTTGGCAAACAAGGGATTCGCTTTGTTCCTCAAAAGCAGAAGAGATCAAGAACATGA
- the LOC108983948 gene encoding DNA-directed RNA polymerases II, IV and V subunit 11-like, producing the protein MNAPDRYERFVVPEGTKKVSYERDTKIINAASFTVEREDHTIGNILRMQLHRDPNVLFAGYKLPHPLQYKIIVRIHTASQSSPMQAYNQAINDLDKELDHLKNAFEIELAKHSREY; encoded by the exons ATGAACGCTCCTGACCGCTATGAACGTTTCGTCGTCCCCGAAGGCACCAAAAA GGTGTCATACGAGAGGGACACGAAGATAATCAACGCCGCGTCGTTCACCGTTGAGAGAGAAGACCACACGATCGGAAACATTCTTCGCAT GCAATTGCACAGGGACCCGAATGTGCTATTCGCTGGGTACAAGCTTCCTCACCCACTCCAGTACAAAATCATTGTTAgg ATTCACACCGCTAGCCAGTCGTCTCCAATGCAGGCATATAACCAGGCTATCAATGATCTCGACAAGGAACTGGATCATTTGAAGAATGCTTTCGAG